The proteins below come from a single Marinobacter bohaiensis genomic window:
- a CDS encoding ethanolamine ammonia-lyase subunit EutB: MQQRYSYTLGGRTWRFRNLADLMAKATPARSGDRLAGVMADSDEERVVAQMCLAEVPLKTFLNEALVPYEEDEITRLILDSHDRSAFEPVSHLTVGDFRNWLLGDAASSDMLARIRPGLTPEMVAAVSKIMRNQDLILVARKCRVETAFRNTIGLEGRLSTRLQPNHPTDDATGIAASILDGLLYGSGDAVIGINPATDNVAQAKQLMQLMDEVIRKYEIPTQSCVLTHVTNTLEAIEQGAPVDLVFQSIGGTEATNRSFGFGLSTLKEARDAALSLNRGSVGQNVMYFETGQGSALSANAHHGLDQQTCEARSYAVAREFKPLLVNTVVGFIGPEYLFDGKEIIRAGLEDHFCGKLLGVPMGCDICYTNHAEADQNDMDNLLTLLGVAGCTFIMGIPGSDDIMLNYQTTSFHDALYARRVLGLSPAPEFEAWLERMGVFDDVRRHEPAATLPGLFGPSLKRITGDAS, translated from the coding sequence ATGCAACAACGATACTCCTACACCCTGGGCGGCCGGACCTGGCGCTTCCGGAACCTGGCGGATCTGATGGCCAAGGCCACGCCGGCCCGGTCCGGAGACCGGCTGGCGGGCGTGATGGCGGACTCGGACGAAGAGCGGGTGGTGGCCCAGATGTGCCTGGCGGAGGTGCCGCTCAAGACCTTCCTGAACGAGGCCCTGGTGCCCTACGAGGAGGACGAGATCACCCGGCTGATCCTGGACAGCCATGACCGCAGCGCCTTCGAACCGGTCAGCCACCTGACGGTGGGCGATTTCCGCAACTGGCTGCTGGGGGACGCGGCGTCCAGCGACATGTTGGCCCGCATCCGGCCCGGCCTGACCCCGGAGATGGTGGCCGCGGTCAGCAAGATCATGCGCAACCAGGACCTCATTCTGGTCGCCCGCAAGTGTCGGGTGGAAACCGCGTTTCGCAACACCATTGGCCTGGAAGGGCGCCTGTCCACACGGCTGCAACCCAATCACCCCACCGATGACGCCACCGGGATCGCCGCCAGCATCCTCGACGGCCTGCTCTACGGCAGCGGCGACGCGGTCATTGGCATCAACCCGGCCACCGACAACGTGGCCCAGGCCAAACAGCTGATGCAGCTGATGGACGAGGTGATCCGCAAGTACGAGATTCCCACCCAGTCCTGCGTACTGACCCATGTGACCAACACGCTGGAAGCGATCGAGCAGGGCGCGCCGGTGGATCTGGTGTTCCAGTCGATCGGTGGCACCGAGGCCACCAACCGCAGCTTCGGTTTCGGCCTGTCGACGCTGAAGGAAGCGCGGGACGCGGCACTGTCCCTCAATCGCGGCAGCGTCGGCCAGAACGTCATGTACTTCGAGACCGGGCAGGGCAGTGCGCTGTCCGCCAACGCCCACCATGGCCTGGACCAGCAGACCTGCGAGGCGCGCAGCTACGCCGTGGCCCGCGAATTCAAACCGCTGCTGGTGAATACGGTGGTGGGCTTTATCGGCCCGGAATACCTATTCGACGGCAAGGAAATCATTCGCGCCGGACTGGAAGACCATTTCTGCGGCAAGTTGCTGGGCGTGCCCATGGGCTGCGACATCTGCTACACCAACCACGCCGAGGCCGACCAGAACGACATGGACAACCTGCTGACCCTGCTGGGGGTGGCCGGTTGCACCTTCATCATGGGCATCCCGGGCTCCGACGACATCATGCTCAACTACCAGACCACCTCCTTCCACGATGCCCTCTACGCCCGTCGCGTGCTGGGGCTGAGTCCGGCGCCAGAGTTCGAGGCCTGGCTGGAGCGCATGGGCGTGTTCGACGACGTGCGCCGCCACGAACCGGCGGCGACCCTGCCGGGTCTGTTCGGCCCCAGTCTCAAGCGCATTACCGGAGATGCGTCATGA
- the eutC gene encoding ethanolamine ammonia-lyase subunit EutC, with amino-acid sequence MSDRNKPPVIDNPWRALRQYTDARIGLGRAGISLPTSEMLEFQLAHARARDAVHFPLDVDRLLEELAALDSPLLSGVAPLRLHSQADDRATYLQRPDLGRELSSASSEKLAEPDLATDGYDLALVVVDGLSSSAVQANAVPFLSAFLQDLAQERDDWRLAPLTVVEQGRVAIGDAVGAALKARVVAVLIGERPGLSSPDSLGLYLTWNPRPGLNDADRNCVSNVRPAGLPVEQASQRLLYLLREAFRLKLSGVGLKDRTEEVVVDASSDNRNFLTH; translated from the coding sequence ATGAGCGATCGCAACAAACCCCCGGTGATCGACAACCCCTGGCGCGCCCTGCGCCAGTACACGGACGCCCGTATTGGTCTGGGCCGCGCCGGCATCAGCCTGCCCACCTCGGAGATGCTCGAATTCCAGCTGGCCCATGCCCGCGCCCGGGATGCGGTGCACTTCCCGCTCGACGTGGATCGCTTGCTGGAGGAACTGGCGGCACTCGACAGCCCGCTGCTGAGCGGCGTGGCGCCGCTGCGGCTCCACAGCCAGGCCGATGACCGGGCGACGTACCTGCAGCGGCCCGACCTGGGGCGGGAGCTGTCTTCGGCGTCCAGCGAAAAACTGGCTGAACCCGATCTGGCCACGGACGGCTACGACCTGGCGCTGGTGGTGGTCGACGGCCTGTCTTCCTCGGCGGTGCAGGCCAACGCCGTGCCGTTTCTAAGTGCTTTCCTGCAGGACCTGGCGCAGGAGCGCGACGACTGGCGTCTGGCGCCGCTCACCGTGGTGGAGCAGGGCCGCGTGGCCATTGGCGATGCCGTGGGCGCGGCGCTCAAGGCCCGGGTGGTGGCGGTGCTGATCGGCGAGCGGCCCGGGCTCAGTTCGCCGGACAGCCTGGGGCTGTACCTCACCTGGAATCCGCGGCCCGGGCTCAACGACGCCGACCGCAACTGCGTGTCCAACGTGCGGCCCGCCGGGCTGCCGGTGGAGCAGGCGAGCCAGCGGCTGCTGTATCTATTGCGCGAAGCCTTCCGCCTGAAACTGTCGGGCGTGGGGCTCAAGGACCGTACCGAGGAAGTGGTGGTCGATGCTTCGTCGGATAACAGGAATTTCCTCACTCACTAA